From the Gramella sp. Hel_I_59 genome, one window contains:
- a CDS encoding IPExxxVDY family protein produces MHKELLEFEDESFQLIAIYSSLEGYRMAYLINKNLRTKLEREATDIDFNHSEYHAFYALYSFKDPKAYYSVELVTNKFKGEPKRILSTGSLFNEEKFSSKEINLIPEYSKVDFFLKISEEILPKEFVRILNKINQIPGVQAAYAIEVDKLKNKQNLIFE; encoded by the coding sequence ATGCATAAGGAACTGCTTGAGTTTGAAGATGAGAGCTTTCAATTGATCGCGATCTACTCTTCTTTAGAAGGGTATAGAATGGCTTATTTAATTAATAAGAATTTGCGAACAAAGCTGGAGAGAGAGGCGACAGACATTGATTTTAATCATTCTGAATATCACGCTTTTTACGCTCTTTACTCTTTCAAAGATCCAAAAGCTTACTACAGCGTTGAACTGGTTACCAATAAGTTCAAGGGAGAACCGAAAAGGATTTTAAGTACAGGTTCCCTTTTTAATGAGGAAAAGTTCAGCTCAAAAGAAATAAATCTTATACCTGAATATAGTAAAGTTGATTTTTTTCTGAAGATAAGCGAGGAAATTCTACCTAAAGAATTCGTCAGGATTCTGAACAAGATTAATCAAATTCCAGGAGTACAGGCAGCTTACGCTATAGAAGTCGATAAGCTGAAGAACAAACAAAATCTAATTTTCGAATAA
- the rnc gene encoding ribonuclease III, giving the protein MSVIRNILNSRSYKGGNFFNILTQILGFKPKTLSPYKKAFTHRSLNRRDEDGNAINFERLEFLGDAMLSAVVASHLFRAVPGGNEGYLTKMRSKVVSRKHLNELGKDLGLIEHVQTNIPVTQFGVNIHGNLFEALVGAIYLDRGYKYCERFIYERVIDPYVDIEQLEGKVISYKSLVIEWCQKEKKEFDFEVYEDTGNDELKHFAVKLRIENRVVAKARATSKKKAEEKASKRAYYALQTKIK; this is encoded by the coding sequence ATGAGCGTCATTCGTAACATATTAAATTCCCGCTCTTATAAAGGCGGGAATTTTTTTAATATCCTAACTCAAATCCTGGGTTTTAAACCAAAGACACTTTCTCCTTATAAAAAGGCATTTACCCATCGCTCTCTTAATCGAAGAGATGAAGATGGTAATGCCATCAACTTTGAACGACTGGAATTTCTTGGCGATGCCATGCTTAGTGCGGTGGTCGCTTCTCATCTATTTAGAGCAGTTCCCGGAGGGAATGAAGGCTATCTTACTAAAATGCGTTCCAAGGTGGTGAGTCGTAAGCACCTGAATGAACTAGGGAAAGACCTTGGTCTTATCGAACATGTTCAAACCAATATCCCTGTCACTCAATTTGGAGTGAATATTCATGGAAACCTGTTTGAAGCTCTCGTTGGTGCTATTTATCTTGATAGAGGTTATAAATATTGTGAACGCTTCATTTACGAGCGAGTGATAGATCCATATGTGGATATAGAGCAACTCGAAGGAAAAGTAATTAGCTATAAAAGTCTGGTAATTGAATGGTGCCAGAAGGAAAAGAAGGAATTTGATTTCGAAGTCTACGAGGATACTGGGAATGATGAACTTAAACATTTCGCAGTAAAACTCCGAATTGAAAATCGGGTGGTGGCTAAGGCCAGGGCAACTTCAAAAAAGAAAGCTGAAGAAAAAGCATCGAAAAGGGCTTACTACGCGCTTCAGACTAAAATAAAATAA
- the fabF gene encoding beta-ketoacyl-ACP synthase II, producing MELKRVVVTGLGALTPIGNNLEEYWEGLKSGKSGSAPITYFDTEKFKTKFACELKNFNPLDHFDRKEARKLDRFAQYAMVSADEAIEDSGIDLETVDKYRVGVIWGAGIGGLETFQNEVINFAEGDGTPRFNPFFIPKMIADIAPGNISIKHGFMGANYTTVSACASSANAMIDALNNIRLGYSDVIVSGGSEAAVTLAGMGGFNAMHALSTRNESPETASRPFDSTRDGFVLGEGAGALILEEYEHAKARGAKIYAELLGGGLSSDAYHMTAPHPEGDGVVAVMKNCLKNAGLKPEDVDVINTHGTSTPLGDVAELKAITKVFGDHAKNMNINSTKSMTGHLLGAAGAIEAIASILSMKYSLIPPTINHENIDENIDPELNLTLNKAQEREVKIAMSNTFGFGGHNACVVFKKLDE from the coding sequence ATGGAGTTGAAGCGAGTAGTAGTTACAGGCCTTGGAGCCTTAACCCCAATTGGTAACAATTTAGAGGAATATTGGGAAGGACTTAAAAGTGGAAAAAGTGGTAGTGCGCCTATCACTTATTTTGATACTGAAAAGTTCAAGACTAAATTCGCATGTGAACTCAAAAATTTTAATCCTTTAGATCATTTTGATCGCAAGGAGGCCCGAAAACTTGATAGGTTCGCTCAGTACGCAATGGTATCTGCAGACGAAGCTATCGAGGATTCTGGTATAGACCTTGAAACGGTAGACAAATATCGCGTTGGCGTTATTTGGGGTGCCGGGATAGGTGGACTGGAAACTTTCCAGAATGAAGTCATCAACTTCGCTGAAGGTGATGGTACTCCAAGATTCAATCCTTTCTTTATTCCGAAGATGATTGCAGATATTGCCCCAGGTAATATTTCTATCAAACACGGATTCATGGGAGCAAATTATACCACAGTATCAGCATGCGCATCATCTGCAAACGCAATGATAGACGCACTTAACAACATTAGGTTGGGATACAGTGATGTAATTGTTTCAGGAGGATCTGAAGCTGCTGTGACACTGGCAGGAATGGGTGGATTTAACGCAATGCATGCCCTTTCTACCAGAAACGAAAGCCCGGAGACAGCCTCAAGACCATTCGATTCCACAAGGGATGGATTTGTTCTTGGCGAAGGAGCTGGAGCTCTTATTCTTGAAGAATATGAGCACGCTAAAGCAAGAGGAGCTAAGATCTATGCTGAATTGCTTGGCGGTGGTCTTTCTTCAGACGCTTATCACATGACTGCTCCGCATCCGGAAGGAGATGGAGTTGTTGCTGTAATGAAAAACTGCCTTAAGAATGCAGGCTTAAAACCAGAGGATGTAGATGTGATCAATACACATGGTACTTCTACACCACTTGGGGATGTTGCTGAATTAAAGGCTATTACCAAAGTATTTGGAGATCATGCAAAGAACATGAATATCAATTCAACGAAATCAATGACCGGTCACCTTCTTGGTGCAGCTGGAGCCATTGAAGCAATTGCGTCGATACTTTCAATGAAATATAGTTTGATCCCGCCTACCATTAACCATGAGAACATTGATGAAAATATTGATCCTGAACTAAATCTAACCCTGAACAAAGCTCAGGAAAGAGAAGTCAAGATTGCTATGAGTAACACGTTTGGTTTTGGAGGTCATAATGCCTGTGTAGTATTTAAAAAATTAGACGAATAG
- a CDS encoding acyl carrier protein — translation MSDIASRVKAIIVDKLGVDENEVVNEASFTNDLGADSLDTVELIMEFEKEFDIQIPDDQAENIATVGQAISYIEDAKK, via the coding sequence ATGTCAGACATTGCATCAAGAGTAAAAGCTATAATCGTTGACAAATTAGGAGTTGACGAGAATGAAGTTGTAAACGAAGCCAGCTTCACCAACGACTTGGGTGCTGATTCACTAGACACAGTTGAATTGATCATGGAATTCGAAAAGGAATTCGACATTCAGATTCCAGACGATCAGGCAGAGAACATTGCAACTGTAGGTCAGGCAATTTCATATATCGAAGACGCTAAAAAATAA
- the purN gene encoding phosphoribosylglycinamide formyltransferase, with amino-acid sequence MSDKRNTTKKKIVIFASGSGTNAENIIRYFQESSDTSVLAVFSNKKYAGALKRAHDLQVKALHFDRNSFYQTNEVLHILEDMNPDLIVLAGFLWLFPSKIIAEFPDRIINIHPALLPKFGGKGMYGNKVHEAVIENKEKESGISIHYVNEHYDEGNIIFQATTPITEEDTPGSLATKIHTLEYKHFPEVIQQLLQK; translated from the coding sequence TTGAGTGACAAAAGAAATACGACCAAAAAGAAGATTGTCATTTTTGCTTCAGGCTCCGGTACGAACGCCGAGAATATTATCAGGTACTTTCAGGAATCCAGTGATACCAGCGTATTAGCGGTATTCTCCAATAAAAAATACGCCGGTGCTTTAAAAAGAGCACATGACCTGCAGGTAAAAGCCTTGCATTTTGACAGAAATTCATTCTACCAGACCAATGAAGTTCTTCATATTCTGGAAGACATGAATCCAGATCTTATTGTTCTGGCAGGTTTTCTGTGGTTATTTCCATCCAAGATAATTGCTGAATTTCCAGATCGTATCATTAATATTCATCCCGCACTACTACCTAAATTTGGTGGTAAAGGCATGTATGGAAATAAAGTTCATGAGGCAGTTATAGAGAATAAAGAAAAAGAAAGTGGCATCAGCATTCATTATGTAAATGAACATTATGATGAAGGAAATATCATTTTCCAGGCAACCACTCCGATTACCGAGGAAGACACACCAGGAAGTCTTGCCACAAAAATTCATACGCTGGAATACAAGCACTTCCCGGAAGTGATCCAGCAACTCCTGCAAAAATAA
- the rnhA gene encoding ribonuclease HI: MITPKVHIYTDGAARGNPGPGGFGIVMEWVGKPYQKEFAQGFKLTTNNRMELMAVIVALSKLKTPGTPAKVFTDSRYVSDAVNKGWIFGWEKKNFVNRKNADLWKAFLKVFRRHKVEFQWIKGHNDHPQNERCDALAVMASKGKDLPADDGYKA, from the coding sequence GTGATTACACCAAAGGTGCATATTTATACAGACGGTGCTGCCCGGGGCAATCCCGGTCCCGGAGGTTTTGGTATCGTGATGGAATGGGTCGGCAAACCTTACCAGAAGGAATTCGCCCAGGGATTTAAGCTTACCACGAATAATAGAATGGAGCTCATGGCGGTGATCGTTGCTCTAAGCAAATTAAAAACACCCGGAACACCTGCTAAGGTTTTTACCGATTCCCGATATGTTTCAGACGCAGTGAACAAAGGCTGGATCTTTGGCTGGGAGAAGAAAAATTTTGTGAATCGTAAAAATGCTGATCTCTGGAAAGCTTTCCTGAAGGTCTTCCGAAGACATAAGGTAGAGTTCCAATGGATCAAAGGACATAATGATCACCCACAAAATGAGCGTTGTGACGCCCTGGCAGTAATGGCCTCTAAAGGAAAGGACCTTCCCGCAGATGATGGCTACAAAGCTTAA
- a CDS encoding PfkB family carbohydrate kinase yields MSKLLIVGTVAFDAIETPFGKTDKILGGAGTYIGLSAANFDIDSAVVSVVGDDFPQEYLDLMKNNNIDIEGIEVVEGGKTFFWSGRYHNDLNSRDTLDTQLNVLADFNPVVPNNYKDAEYVMLGNLHPLVQLSVLEQVENPKLVVLDTMNFWMDNTPEDLDKVIAKVDVITINDEEARQLSGEYSLVKAARKIAEMGPKYIVIKKGEHGALLFHEDQIFHAPALPLEEVFDPTGAGDTFAGGFIGYLARTNDISFDNMKNAVIYGSNLASFCVEKFGTERMQKLSREEVNERLHDFKKLTHFETKLD; encoded by the coding sequence ATGAGTAAATTACTTATTGTTGGAACTGTAGCTTTTGATGCTATTGAAACTCCATTTGGAAAAACAGATAAAATATTAGGTGGAGCAGGAACTTATATAGGCCTTTCTGCAGCGAACTTTGATATAGACAGCGCCGTGGTTTCTGTGGTGGGGGATGATTTTCCCCAGGAATACCTCGACCTAATGAAGAATAATAATATCGATATCGAAGGGATCGAAGTTGTTGAAGGTGGTAAGACGTTTTTCTGGAGCGGTCGCTATCATAATGACCTGAACAGCAGAGACACTCTGGATACGCAATTGAATGTACTGGCAGATTTTAACCCGGTAGTTCCTAATAACTATAAGGACGCAGAATATGTAATGTTAGGAAACCTTCATCCGTTAGTGCAATTGAGCGTACTGGAACAGGTTGAGAATCCTAAGCTTGTTGTTCTTGATACTATGAACTTCTGGATGGACAATACTCCTGAAGATCTTGACAAAGTAATTGCTAAAGTAGATGTAATCACGATTAACGACGAAGAAGCAAGACAACTTTCAGGTGAATACTCGCTGGTGAAAGCTGCCAGAAAGATCGCTGAAATGGGTCCTAAATATATAGTGATCAAAAAAGGAGAACATGGTGCACTGCTTTTCCATGAAGACCAGATCTTCCATGCTCCTGCCCTTCCACTTGAAGAAGTTTTTGATCCAACCGGTGCTGGTGATACATTTGCTGGTGGTTTTATTGGATACCTTGCCAGAACAAATGATATCTCTTTCGACAACATGAAGAACGCCGTGATCTACGGATCCAATCTCGCTTCCTTTTGCGTTGAAAAGTTTGGAACAGAGCGGATGCAAAAATTATCTCGCGAGGAAGTAAACGAACGGCTTCACGATTTCAAGAAGCTAACGCACTTCGAAACAAAATTAGATTAG
- a CDS encoding amidophosphoribosyltransferase, protein MSDAIKHECGIAQIRLLKPLDYYKKKYGTAFYGVNKMYLLMEKQHNRGQDGAGFASIKLNTAPGERYISRVRSNAAQPIQDIFEQINQRINDEILANPEYAEDTELQKKYIPYLGEVFLGHVRYGTFGKNSIESVHPFLRQNNWMHRNLIVAGNFNMTNVNQLFDNLVELGQHPKERADTVTVMEKIGHFLDSEVRKLYKKLKKEGFSKKQASPHIAEQLDVAKILRKSSKNWDGGYAMAGMIGHGDSFVLRDPAGIRPAYYYKDDEVVVVASERPVIQTVFNVDFNDVHELPPGNAIITKKSGEVNITEILKPLERKACSFERIYFSRGSDAEIYEERKMLGRLLMPDVLKSIEHDTLKTVFSFIPNTAETSFYGMVEAAQDELNKQKNEAILEEKETLTDARLQEILSHRLRTEKIAIKDVKLRTFITEDSSRDDLVAHVYDVTYGVVKPEDNLVIIDDSIVRGTTLKKSIIKMMDRLKPKKIVVVSSAPQIRYPDCYGIDMARLEDLVAFRAALELLKESDKYEIVEKVYKKCKQQVDLDDAEVQNFVKEMYDPFTNEQISDKISELLCDTDVKADVKIIYQTVENLHKACPKNLGDWYFTGDYPTAGGNRVVNRAFINFYEGNTDRAY, encoded by the coding sequence ATGAGTGACGCTATAAAACACGAATGTGGAATTGCACAGATAAGGCTTCTTAAACCATTAGACTACTATAAAAAGAAGTATGGCACAGCTTTTTATGGTGTTAATAAGATGTACCTTCTTATGGAGAAACAGCACAACCGAGGTCAGGATGGTGCAGGTTTCGCGAGTATAAAATTAAACACAGCACCTGGCGAACGTTACATAAGTCGTGTAAGATCTAATGCCGCACAGCCAATTCAGGATATTTTTGAACAGATTAATCAAAGGATCAATGACGAGATCCTGGCAAATCCTGAGTATGCAGAAGACACTGAGCTGCAAAAAAAATATATACCTTACCTGGGTGAGGTTTTTCTGGGTCATGTTCGCTACGGAACCTTCGGAAAGAATAGTATAGAAAGTGTACATCCATTCCTGAGACAGAACAACTGGATGCACCGTAATCTTATTGTTGCTGGGAATTTTAATATGACCAATGTGAACCAGTTGTTCGATAATCTTGTTGAACTCGGGCAGCATCCAAAGGAACGAGCAGATACGGTCACCGTTATGGAAAAGATCGGTCACTTCCTGGATTCAGAAGTAAGAAAACTATATAAGAAACTTAAGAAAGAAGGTTTTTCCAAGAAACAGGCTTCTCCACATATCGCAGAGCAGCTTGATGTTGCAAAGATCCTGAGAAAATCTTCGAAGAACTGGGATGGTGGATATGCCATGGCAGGAATGATTGGTCACGGTGATTCCTTCGTACTTCGTGATCCTGCAGGGATTCGTCCCGCTTATTACTATAAGGATGATGAAGTGGTTGTGGTAGCTTCAGAAAGACCTGTGATTCAAACAGTATTTAATGTAGATTTTAATGATGTTCACGAATTACCTCCGGGGAACGCGATCATTACTAAAAAAAGCGGAGAGGTAAATATTACCGAAATTCTGAAACCTCTGGAACGCAAGGCCTGTTCTTTTGAAAGGATCTATTTTTCCCGTGGTAGTGATGCTGAAATTTACGAAGAGCGTAAAATGCTGGGTAGACTACTCATGCCAGATGTATTGAAAAGCATTGAACATGACACCTTAAAAACCGTCTTCTCTTTTATCCCTAATACTGCGGAAACTTCTTTCTACGGAATGGTGGAGGCCGCTCAGGATGAATTGAACAAGCAGAAGAATGAAGCTATTCTGGAGGAAAAGGAAACTTTAACCGATGCCAGACTACAGGAAATTCTATCCCATAGGCTTAGAACTGAAAAGATCGCGATCAAAGATGTAAAGCTACGAACCTTTATTACTGAAGATAGTAGCAGGGATGACCTGGTTGCTCATGTCTATGATGTGACTTACGGTGTGGTAAAACCTGAGGACAACCTTGTGATCATTGATGATAGCATTGTTCGGGGAACTACCCTGAAGAAAAGTATTATTAAAATGATGGACCGGCTGAAACCAAAGAAGATCGTAGTAGTATCTTCGGCTCCACAGATAAGGTATCCGGATTGTTATGGAATTGACATGGCCAGGCTGGAAGATCTTGTTGCCTTTAGAGCCGCTTTGGAGTTACTGAAGGAATCTGACAAATATGAAATCGTAGAAAAGGTTTACAAGAAATGTAAGCAACAGGTAGACCTGGATGATGCTGAAGTGCAGAACTTCGTGAAAGAAATGTATGATCCATTTACCAATGAACAGATTTCTGATAAGATTTCAGAATTGTTATGTGATACTGATGTAAAAGCTGACGTAAAGATCATTTACCAAACGGTAGAAAACTTACATAAAGCATGTCCAAAGAACCTGGGTGACTGGTACTTTACCGGTGACTATCCCACTGCCGGTGGGAACCGGGTAGTAAACCGGGCATTTATAAATTTCTACGAAGGAAATACAGACAGGGCATATTAA
- a CDS encoding superoxide dismutase — MSFELPKLKYAFDALEPHIDAKTMEIHHDKHHAGYTKKLNSAIEGTDMEGKNIENILQNLDMSNKAVRNNGGGFYNHSLFWEVMSPDGGGKPEGELASAIDSAFGSFEAFKEKFSNAAAGQFGSGWAWLCVHNGGKVEVCSTANQDNPIMPEIGCGGTPILGLDVWEHAYYLNYQNKRPEYIDAFFNVIDWKGVSSRYAKAK, encoded by the coding sequence ATGTCTTTTGAATTACCAAAACTAAAATATGCTTTTGATGCATTAGAGCCACATATAGATGCAAAAACGATGGAAATTCACCACGATAAGCATCATGCAGGTTATACCAAGAAGCTAAACAGTGCGATCGAAGGTACAGATATGGAAGGAAAGAATATCGAGAATATACTTCAAAACCTTGACATGTCTAACAAGGCTGTAAGAAATAATGGTGGTGGTTTTTATAACCATAGCTTATTCTGGGAAGTAATGTCTCCTGATGGTGGAGGAAAACCAGAAGGTGAACTAGCTTCAGCGATCGACAGCGCATTTGGTTCTTTCGAAGCTTTTAAAGAGAAGTTCTCTAATGCAGCTGCAGGACAATTTGGATCTGGTTGGGCATGGCTATGTGTACATAATGGTGGTAAAGTAGAAGTTTGTTCTACTGCAAACCAGGATAATCCAATCATGCCAGAAATTGGCTGTGGAGGAACTCCAATTCTTGGACTAGACGTTTGGGAGCATGCTTACTACCTGAACTACCAGAACAAGCGTCCTGAATATATCGATGCATTCTTTAATGTGATCGATTGGAAAGGAGTTTCTAGTAGATACGCAAAAGCAAAATAA
- a CDS encoding UvrD-helicase domain-containing protein, whose translation MENFFHIYNASAGSGKTFTLVKRYLSILFNSNRKDSYKNILAITFTNKAVGEMKKRIIESLANFAKEDSVQVDPLMTAIMEETDLLEEQIREKSREILKSIIHNYAAFEISTIDGFTHRVIRTFARDLGIPMNFEVEIGAEDILMEAVDSLINRAGNDEKLTRVLVNYTLSKTDDDRSWDISRDLYDISRLLINENHQKEIAVLKTRTLEDFAAFAKKLRADILEAEDGLKTFGDHFFEVIQNAGLSEEDFKGKYIPKHFSKLQQGDMSVTFESAWAKNIADSPMYAKTKASKDTQLSMDSLQPEIVEIFETSKKLFFHLEFLTEIRKNLVQLSLINEINREIELIKKEKNVILISEFNPKISEQVKDQPAPFIYERLGERYQHYFIDEFQDTSTMQWENLVPLISHNLSQGEEASGITIVGDAKQSIYRWRGGRAEQLIDLSNKKTSPFQVEQILENLPNNFRSGSTVVNFNNSFFQYAATLLTHPEYADLFKNSAQSPKKGEFGYVNVSFVEAKNAEEQLEVYPEKIFVTIKDLEQQGYSKQDICILTRRKKEGIAIAEYLSEQGISVISSETLLVSQSSEVKLIAELLKFSLYPEDDQLKLKIYEQLSPRYISEEESFPVLVEHLPKNGQEFLGWLDSELVSFDLMEIKRLSIYEAAEYIIRSFVLVQQSNAYIQFFLDFIFESAQKTSNSLHSFLELWERKKDRLSIVVPETDDAVQIMTIHKSKGLEFPVVIYPFADADLQNTRMDNLWLSVPDENIPLAYVSASKKLLNWNEEAIEKYHDLLSKNELDTLNVLYVACTRAAEQLYIMTSHESSDKKTLNISGILRNFLESESKYNDSLVCEFGEKLKYSSEEKKGKTSIFPEQFYTSPVQNKAVNIVTRSGAMWDTKQREAIEKGEIAHEILARINSSQDLQKAMDWAVNSGLIREESRTEISASIEKIIQHEELKYLFAENVQNKNEKEIITQDGNRLRPDRLNFSNNKITIIDYKTGGFVDTHTRQVSEYAKAMTNMGYEVEKSLLVYTNEPVQIRIV comes from the coding sequence TTGGAAAATTTCTTTCATATCTATAATGCATCTGCAGGCTCTGGAAAAACATTCACCCTCGTAAAGCGTTACCTCAGTATTTTATTCAACTCCAATCGAAAGGATAGCTATAAAAATATCCTTGCCATCACCTTTACCAATAAAGCTGTTGGTGAAATGAAAAAACGGATTATAGAAAGCCTGGCAAATTTCGCGAAAGAAGATTCTGTTCAGGTAGATCCTTTAATGACCGCGATCATGGAAGAAACTGATCTTTTAGAAGAGCAAATTCGGGAGAAATCCAGGGAAATTCTTAAAAGCATTATTCATAATTATGCTGCATTTGAAATTTCAACTATAGATGGATTTACGCACCGGGTGATACGCACTTTCGCTCGTGACCTTGGCATTCCCATGAATTTTGAAGTTGAAATTGGTGCGGAAGATATTCTAATGGAAGCGGTAGACAGCCTTATTAACCGCGCCGGTAATGACGAGAAATTGACCCGGGTGCTGGTGAACTACACCCTTTCAAAAACCGATGATGATCGAAGCTGGGATATAAGTCGAGATCTTTACGATATATCGCGTTTGCTCATCAACGAAAATCACCAGAAAGAGATCGCAGTTCTTAAGACCAGAACGCTGGAGGATTTTGCCGCATTTGCCAAAAAATTAAGGGCAGACATTTTGGAAGCTGAAGATGGGTTAAAAACTTTTGGAGATCATTTTTTTGAAGTCATCCAGAACGCAGGACTGTCAGAGGAAGATTTTAAAGGTAAGTACATACCCAAGCATTTTTCAAAATTGCAGCAAGGTGATATGTCGGTTACTTTTGAGAGTGCCTGGGCAAAGAACATTGCAGATTCCCCAATGTATGCCAAGACCAAGGCCAGCAAGGATACTCAATTGAGCATGGATTCTTTACAACCTGAAATTGTGGAGATCTTTGAAACCTCTAAAAAACTGTTCTTTCACCTTGAATTTCTTACCGAGATCCGGAAAAATCTGGTTCAGCTTTCCTTGATCAATGAAATAAACCGGGAAATAGAGCTTATTAAAAAAGAAAAAAATGTCATTCTTATTTCAGAGTTCAACCCGAAAATAAGCGAACAGGTAAAAGATCAACCAGCTCCTTTTATTTATGAACGGCTTGGAGAACGGTATCAGCACTATTTTATTGATGAATTCCAGGATACGTCTACCATGCAATGGGAAAACCTGGTGCCACTCATTAGCCATAATCTTAGTCAGGGCGAAGAAGCATCTGGTATTACGATCGTGGGAGACGCCAAGCAGAGTATTTATCGCTGGCGAGGCGGCCGCGCAGAACAACTTATCGACCTTAGCAATAAAAAGACGAGTCCGTTTCAGGTAGAACAGATTCTTGAGAATCTGCCAAACAATTTTAGAAGTGGTTCCACGGTCGTGAACTTCAATAACAGTTTTTTTCAGTATGCTGCCACGCTTCTAACACATCCTGAATATGCCGATCTATTTAAGAATTCTGCACAATCACCTAAAAAAGGTGAATTTGGTTATGTGAACGTAAGTTTTGTAGAGGCAAAAAATGCTGAAGAGCAACTGGAAGTCTATCCTGAAAAGATCTTTGTAACCATCAAGGATCTGGAGCAGCAAGGTTATTCTAAGCAGGATATCTGCATTCTTACCCGGCGTAAAAAAGAAGGAATTGCTATTGCTGAATATCTTTCAGAACAGGGAATTTCAGTAATTTCTTCTGAAACGCTTCTGGTTTCTCAATCTTCGGAAGTAAAATTAATTGCCGAATTACTGAAGTTTTCACTTTATCCCGAAGACGATCAGCTAAAACTGAAGATCTACGAGCAGTTATCACCTCGATACATTTCCGAGGAAGAAAGTTTTCCGGTACTTGTGGAGCATTTACCTAAAAACGGACAGGAATTTCTGGGTTGGCTGGACTCTGAATTGGTAAGCTTTGATTTAATGGAGATCAAAAGATTGTCGATCTACGAAGCCGCAGAATATATCATTCGAAGTTTTGTACTTGTACAGCAATCCAATGCGTATATCCAGTTTTTTCTGGATTTTATATTTGAATCTGCTCAAAAAACTTCCAACAGTCTGCATTCATTTCTGGAACTCTGGGAACGCAAAAAGGACAGGCTAAGCATCGTGGTTCCAGAAACCGATGATGCTGTACAGATCATGACCATTCATAAATCAAAAGGTCTTGAATTTCCGGTAGTCATCTATCCTTTTGCAGATGCAGACCTGCAAAATACAAGAATGGATAACCTCTGGTTAAGCGTTCCAGATGAAAATATTCCGCTGGCTTATGTAAGTGCTTCTAAAAAATTATTGAACTGGAATGAGGAAGCGATTGAGAAATACCATGACCTGTTAAGTAAGAATGAGCTGGATACGTTGAATGTCCTCTATGTTGCCTGTACGCGAGCTGCGGAACAGCTATATATTATGACCAGTCACGAATCTTCAGATAAGAAAACCCTTAACATTTCAGGAATCCTTAGAAACTTCCTGGAATCTGAATCTAAGTATAACGATTCTCTGGTTTGTGAATTTGGTGAAAAGCTAAAATATTCTTCCGAAGAGAAAAAAGGAAAAACCTCTATTTTCCCGGAACAATTCTACACTTCCCCGGTTCAGAACAAAGCTGTAAATATAGTAACACGTTCTGGCGCGATGTGGGATACAAAACAGCGGGAGGCTATCGAGAAAGGTGAAATTGCTCACGAAATTCTGGCCAGGATCAATTCATCCCAAGACCTTCAAAAAGCCATGGACTGGGCAGTAAATTCAGGATTAATAAGGGAAGAATCAAGAACAGAGATCTCTGCCAGCATCGAAAAGATCATTCAGCACGAAGAATTAAAATATTTATTTGCCGAAAATGTGCAGAATAAGAATGAAAAGGAGATCATTACTCAGGATGGTAACCGGTTGCGTCCAGACAGGCTGAACTTCAGTAATAACAAGATCACTATTATAGATTATAAGACCGGTGGTTTTGTGGATACTCATACCCGCCAGGTTTCAGAATATGCGAAAGCCATGACCAATATGGGTTATGAAGTGGAGAAATCTCTGCTCGTATATACGAACGAACCGGTTCAGATTAGGATTGTATAA